The Streptococcus gwangjuense nucleotide sequence AAAGTTTTGATATTGGTACTATTTGTGACTTTTAATTCACCCATTATATGACCTCCGTTTCAATAAGATTATAACATAAAATCTAAAAATGTAGCCAAAAATATATTTTTTTATTAAAACACTTGACAAAGTAACCGTTTAGATATAAAATAACCTTGTAATTAAATATCCGTTCGGATACAAAAAGAGAGGAGGAAATACATGATTATCACTGAAAATCAAGCTAAAGCTGTGCGTCGTAAGCAAGCAGATAGCATGTTGACAGCTAAAGCGGCAGCACAGGCTATTGGTATTAACCCAATCACTTATAAAAAAGTGGTACAGGGTGGAACAGTTAAGAAAACGGTTTATACGAAAGTCATGGAATGGCTAGCAAAAGGCTATTAAGATACAAAAAAGCCGTGTACAGGCGACCAAACCAACGTACACGGCTAAGGAAAAATAACAAAACTCAAGCAAAGGCAAGGCGCGTGGTTTTGTTAGGTATTTAGTAAGGGAGAGAAAAACAATCCTCCCCTTATCAAATATTTCTATTCTAATTTTACCAAAAATAAAGGAAAAAATCAAAAATGACATTGAGTACACAAAACATCAAGCGACAAGGCAACAAAATAGCTAAGTTACTCCCACATATTGAAATTATTCAACAGCTAAGTAAAGCTTTATTACTTGCTGATAATTCTGGAGCAGATAGCACAGTTTTACACCATCAAATGAAACAAGCATTTAGCGTTATTTTTGAAATGACAGATCAAGCATATCAAGAATTAGACCAGATCGCTTGTAAGTTGATAAATTGTGATGATAAAGAATTGGAGGTTATTACACAACATGAACGATAAGATTTTAAGTAGCTATGAATTGCTATGTACTGAGCTAGAAAGTGTAATTAGCACTTTAGAGATATCTATTACTGATATTGACCAAGACAAAACAACAGATCTTGTAACGGTAGCAATCAATGGGCTAAAGTATCTTGTTTTAGAACATACAGAATTATCAGATAGATTTTTCAAGGAGTTTAGCAATGAATGAATTAAATCTAACACCAACACAAAGTATTATCTTAATTATTATATGCTTGTTTATTCTAGTCCTATTATGGCGTTATGAAAGCTATATAGAGCTTGATATTACTCCCAAAATTGATAAAGTGGAGGGAAACACCGCAGACCATGTAAAAGAGCGCTACGGGGCATATATTTCGTTCTCAAACAAGGATTACAATTAGGAGGGGAGTATGGCGACATTTTCAGTTGAATTTGAACAGGACTTATTAGATAGAGTTGATAGACTAGCACAACAAAAGCTGGAGCTAGAGAAGAAGTTACAAAAGAAAACAGGTTTAATCACTGCTAAGGAACTCAAAGATGAGCTAGATATTTCTGGGACAACATTAAAAAATTGGATAGATATTGGGCTTGTATCGTATCAATCCCCTTTTGAAAGCAGCAAGAAACTTTATTTTAAGGTTTCTGATGTGATTAACTTTCTTACTGTACGCTAGGAGGTCTATTTTGAAAGTGGTTGTTATTGATGGTGATGGATGGAGAGGTAGAGCCCATTACTCACCTAATTTAGATGTGGTATTTATCAGTGATAAAGTACCAGGAAACATGCGCGATGAATTGATTGAACGTGTAACAAAATTAAATCATAGAACAATTTGGAGGTGAAACCGAATGGTAAAAGAACATTATACCGTAACTCATACGATGGCCGACGGGACAAAAAGAGATAGTATTGATGGATATGTTATCCCTGACGATAACCCAGTATATGCACTTTTTAGAAAAGTAAATGAGCGTAGAATGGAGGAGATGCGAAAAAATGGTAACCAGTCTGCAACCATTGATATACCAAAAGGGTGCATAGGAGAGGTAATCTTATAGAGCAGTTTGAGGAGGCAATGAAATGAATGAGTTAGATTTAACCAATACACAGGCGGTTATCTTTTCCGTGGTATTGATTGGCTTGCTGCTTTATCTAAACCACCGAGACCGCCAAAAAAGCGCCCAATTTGAGCGAGAAAGCAAACAGATGATAGAAACACCTAGCGAGGATTTAAGCCCTGATTATGGGCGATATATTCAGCTTACAGGGATCAATGTATGGGGAGGAATTGAATGAGTTTAGCAAGTAGTCGTAAGAGAGTATTAAAACTAATCAAGTTAGAGAATTATAAATAATCAAAGGAGGGAACAATGGCAAAAACAAAAGTCTATTTTTGGCTAAAAATTGATAAGAAATTTTTTGATAATATTTTTATCAAGAGGCTAAAGACGGTACCTGGCGGGTACACCATGACAGTCATTTATATTAGGCTCATGCTAGAGAGCTTAGAAAGTGACTGTATTTTATACTATGAGGGTTACTTTGACAATCTCAAGGAAGAGTTAGCCCTAAAATTAGATGTATCGGAAGATGATATAGATATGACCATGGCATACTTTACTAAGTGTGGTCTAATACAAATTGATGAAGATAAAAACGCAGAACTATCACAGGCAAAAGCCTTGGTTGAGAGTGAAACAAACTGGGCAAACTATAAACGTGAACAACGAAAAAAAGGAAAATTGGAAGAAGTCCAACCATCTTTGACATTTTCCAACTCGTGTCCAACAGAGAAAGAGAAAGAGAAAGAGATAGAGAAAGAGTTAGAGAAAGAGGTAGAAGTAGATAAAGAACAATCACCCACTCCCTCTACCCTCAATCAAGAATTTGTAAATCTCTATAAATCTTTTGAAGCTGAGACAGGTAAAGCATTATCACCGTTACAAATTCAAGAATTGAAGTATATGCTAGAAGATTTTAGCCCAGAGCTTATCCATGAGGCGTTAAAAGAAGCTGTCAGCCAGGGTAAAGCAAACTTTGCATACATCAAGGCAATCCTTAATCGTTGGAAACAGGACAATCTATTGACGGTGGAACTTGTTAGAAATAGCTTTGCAGCGCGTGAGGCTAGGAAACAATCTCCTAAGCAATCAGAACCTATGAGCCGTGAAGAATGGCTGAAAACACGAACAGAAGAAAATCCATTTTAGGAGGGTAAGCAATGGAAAATAAATTTGAGCAATATAACAACAGAAAAATTAGTGAAAAGGTATGTGAGGTTCACAAGGTCAATTATTGGCAAATTTCAACACCTAAGAGGGGTAGTAAGGAACGAAGTATACAAGAGTTTTGCCCTGAATGCACAAAGGAACTAATAGAGAGACAGGATAGGGAGGGAGTAGATAATAGCTTGAATGCTGAGACCTACCTAAAAACCTATAATGTGCTCATGCGAGACAGTACGATCCCTAGAGAGCTTAAAGAGGCTAGCTTTGAGAATTTCATAGTTGAGACAGCCGAGGAAAAGCAACTACTGGAGTTTGCTAGAGTGCAAGTAGAGAAATACCTGGACGGCATGACAGGGAATACCCTATTTACAGGATCTACAGGGATAGGAAAGAGTCATTTAAGCGTAGCTATTGCTAAGGCAATAAACGAGGGCTACAAGGCTAAAGGAGAGCCTAAAAGCGTGTTATTTGTCAATCTAACAGAAATCCTTAGACGAGTTCGAGAGAGCTTTAACGCTCCTACTAGTCTAGAGGGGCACTACTCAAGAATGCTGAAAGAGGTTGATTACCTAGTACTTGATGATTTAGGTATAAAATCGGACAACGCTAGTAGTAAAGGTAAATCAGTTTGGGAAGAAGGGTTTATTTTTGATATTCTCAGTAATCGAGATAAAACCATTATTACTACAAATCTAAGTAGCTCAGAGATTGCTAGCTTGTATAGTGATCGAGTGGCCAGCCGTGTCAGAACTGGCCTAGAGGGTAACTTTTTCAAGTCATTCACGATCAAGGATAAGCGATACTCAATTAATCAGTTAAAAAATAAGGTAAAGCAGTTAAATGGAAGTAATTGACTTACAAATCTAAACAAAACTAGACACTTTTCCTGGGGTGAGAAATCGCCTCTAAAAAAATTACTATGCTTTCCTCGACCAAACTAATCAAGCATGGTAATTTAATCAATGACGAAAAACAACTATTAGGTACACAAAAAGGGTAGTATTTTATAACACGAACCTTAAAAACCTAGTCAAATCAATAGACTAGGGATATTCAGATTATAATAAATCGAAATAAAGGAGAAATTCATGACTGAAAACAAGGATAATAAATTATTAGAAATGATGGAGAAAGGCTTTGTTTTATACTCAAAAAATGGTATAATAAAGTACATTGAAATTCCAGAACACGGGAGTATTAAGCTAAAAGCTCAAGATGGGCAGTTAGTTTATAAGGAAGTGACCACTGGAGGACATTGTTAATAAATACTGACTGGAAAAACCAGAGGTATGATAATTGAGTTTAACACTCTTTTGTCATACCTCTTTTACTTTTTGTCATAAGGAGGATAACATGACACTTACAACACTTAAAAATGACATTCAAGCATTTGGGAAGAAAAAAATAGAATATATGCGTGGTTATATCGCCATGCAGGACGATTTTCAAGATAAATTACACAAACAGTTAATCGGAAAAGTTTATGCAGAAGAAACACTGCTGAAATATAAAAAAGATGCAGAAAATTATTCTTCTAATACTTTTCAAATGCTGTGTCAACAACTAGAAAAAGAGAAAAATATTGAATTAGAAAATCTTAAATCAAAAGAAGAGTCTATTACAGCAGATGATGTAGCTGATTTATCTTTATTTTCTAGTATCAAGCCAACAGCGGTAGAAATGAAAGAATATTTAGAAAAGTATAAGAATAAACCTTTAGCAATTAGAAAGTTAGAGAATATTATCGAAAATGATGCTGATCTTTCTTATATTGAAATTGATATAGATCAATTCAAACAACAAAATCTTCTTGAAAAATTAATCATTTTCTTTACTAGGAAAATTAATTACTTCCATGATGGTTTATATATCAACGGTGATAAGATTGATTTAATGCAACATGAGATGATTGTTGAAAGCAATATTGAGTCGCTGGATGAAGAATTGCGTAAATATCTAGCATAAGAAATAAAGGGGGAACCCTTTATTTTGATAACAAGGAGGTAATAGATGGCAGGAAATGAAAATGATGGCCTTACATCCAAACAAATAAAATTCATAGATGCCATGCTTACCGAGCCAACGATAGAAAAAGCGTGCCAAAAAGCAGGGGTGTCAAGGGCAACAGGTCATAAGTATCTAAAGGTTGCAGCAGTTAAAAAAACATTGAGACTAAAACAAGATGAGATGATGGATAAAACTACACAGATGCTATATCTAGCCTCATCCAATGCTGTTTCTGTACTCAATGATATTATGATGGATTCTAAGGTTAACCCGTTTATAAGAACTCAAGCAGCAAAAGCTATACTTGAACAATCATATAAAACTCATGAAATTTTTGGAGTAGTAAGACAAATTGAAGAATTGAGGTTAGAAATTGAGGAAGTATCTAAAGGAGATCAAAGAGTTACAAGAACTCAAGGAATTATTAAGTAGTAGAAATACGCCTGAAGTTATCATCGTCGAGGGTAACGATGATTTGGGAGAATTTTTCCAAGTTGATGGTGAGTTATTTAGTGATATTGAACTTTTAGAAAACCTTAAAAAGTGGCGTGAATGGGAAGTGCAGGTTATCGTTGATGATTGGTGTAACCGTAGTCTAAATGAAGATGAAACAGGAATCTTATATTTTCCAAAGCATGAGGATAAAATGGACTATATCCGATTTAACAAAGGTTTAGAACCTTTATATCACGCGCTAGATGAACCTTATACAACAATCTCAAAAAGTGAGTGGTTAAAGCTATTAGATTAATAATTTAGGAGGTAATCATGCCAAAGAAGAAAATTGAGCGTATTTCAGTAATCCACAGAGAAAAAATTTTATGGCTCAAGTGGTATTTCATGAGAGATAAAGAAAATCCTAAGTATAGTGTCCTTGAGAGTAAAATGTTTGATGCTGCTAAAAAGCAAGATCTGCTTGCTTATAAAAAATACACCACGATTAAACAGATAACAGATATTAGGGTACAGACTAGTGAAGACGATTTTTTAACGGCCATTAAAGAGGTTTATGTGTATAATCACATGAATGTTATCGGAGCTTGTCAACGTATATTATTTGTTAGTCAGTCGTCAGCCTATAACAAGCTAAATAAATGGTTTGAAACTTATTCAGATTTGTATTTTAGTATTATTCCATTACCGAATATGGGAGCGTATCATGACTTGGTAGATATCTAATTGATTGTATGATATAATAAACCAAAGTACAATGAGTAGTATATAGGGATTGCGCCTTGATTGAGGAGATTCCGGTTCGAATCCGGGCTATTGTGCTAGCATCTAGGAAACTAGGTGCTTTTTGTTTCTATCAATTAAGTGCCTACTCCATTGCTGAATTAAAAAAATAACACTATGAAAAGTGCTATTTCTCTTGCCTGCTGAACTCGTCAATTTTATTACCTTTTTTGTTACCCCTCAAAAATACCCTACTTGTTTGTACCTTGTCACTTTTACTAGATTAGACAAAATAAGCTCTTTAAAATTGTGCATTTTTGGGGTACTTTATTATAGGTATATAACTTGAAAAAATAATAGTTGATTTAACAACGTTTTAAGCCCCTCGGATTTTATCCGAAGGGCTTTTTTTCTGTTCAGGGGGCAAAAAAGGGGCAAAACTTTCTTATAAAATTTTTTTCATAAAACCCTATCTAAGACATTGATTGCTTCATCTTTCATATTCTTTGTGACGTGGGTATAGATAGAAGTTGTGACATCAGAATCAGAATGTCCAACCCTATCCATGATTGTTTTTAGCGGAATTTTATTTTCAGCTAAAATGCTAATAGTTGTATGTCTGAAGATGTGAGGGGACAGATGTTTGGGAATTGGCTTTTTAAGGCGCTCATTTGCTCTCTGAAGCGACTTGCTTAGAATTGAACTATGAATCGGCTTACCAGTGTTTGTGACAAATATACGAGCGCTTTTGTGCCAATTTAGGTCAGTTTTTTCACTGATCTGGTTAAGTTCAATCATTTTATCTAGTATCTCAATCTCTCTTTTTGTTAAGTGTGTAGTTCGAAAGCTTGCAAATGTTTTAGGCCCATCATCGTCTGGAATATATCGGTTGAATGTTGTATGGATGTCTAATGTCTTGCTATCTTTGTGATATTTATCTAGCGTAAGGCCAGCTAGCTCTCCAAGCCGGCAACCATTCAGGATCATGAATTCACAGGCTAAAGCATATCTTAGAGTGATATCTTTTCTATACAGTTCTTTCAAAATTTCTTTATATTCTTTCGGTTCCAGGTATTTGTCTTTCGCATTTTTAATCTGCTCCAAGCTTTGTTTTTTTCGAGGTAACTTTGCTTTTCTTGCTGGATTATTTTCAATGAATCCTTGGTCGATAGCATAATCAAAGAAAACATTCAAAATAGATTTAACTCGGTATTTTTGGGTGTAAGTCCAGTCTTCAGTATCAAGCAATCTTTGAATTAGTCTCACATCCATATTTTCTAATTTAGTACCACCTTCGATTTTATCCGAGATTCTGTTATAGGTTGAAAGCATGGTCTTATACGTACTTAGTTTTATTTGTTTCTGATGGAATTCCCACCATTCCGAAAAAACTGTATGGAAGAAAGCAGAAGCAGTGGTCAGTTTCTGCAGTACAGTTTCAATCTTC carries:
- a CDS encoding DnaD domain protein; translated protein: MAKTKVYFWLKIDKKFFDNIFIKRLKTVPGGYTMTVIYIRLMLESLESDCILYYEGYFDNLKEELALKLDVSEDDIDMTMAYFTKCGLIQIDEDKNAELSQAKALVESETNWANYKREQRKKGKLEEVQPSLTFSNSCPTEKEKEKEIEKELEKEVEVDKEQSPTPSTLNQEFVNLYKSFEAETGKALSPLQIQELKYMLEDFSPELIHEALKEAVSQGKANFAYIKAILNRWKQDNLLTVELVRNSFAAREARKQSPKQSEPMSREEWLKTRTEENPF
- a CDS encoding ATP-binding protein, which gives rise to MENKFEQYNNRKISEKVCEVHKVNYWQISTPKRGSKERSIQEFCPECTKELIERQDREGVDNSLNAETYLKTYNVLMRDSTIPRELKEASFENFIVETAEEKQLLEFARVQVEKYLDGMTGNTLFTGSTGIGKSHLSVAIAKAINEGYKAKGEPKSVLFVNLTEILRRVRESFNAPTSLEGHYSRMLKEVDYLVLDDLGIKSDNASSKGKSVWEEGFIFDILSNRDKTIITTNLSSSEIASLYSDRVASRVRTGLEGNFFKSFTIKDKRYSINQLKNKVKQLNGSN
- a CDS encoding replication protein, whose translation is MAGNENDGLTSKQIKFIDAMLTEPTIEKACQKAGVSRATGHKYLKVAAVKKTLRLKQDEMMDKTTQMLYLASSNAVSVLNDIMMDSKVNPFIRTQAAKAILEQSYKTHEIFGVVRQIEELRLEIEEVSKGDQRVTRTQGIIK
- a CDS encoding tyrosine-type recombinase/integrase → MWIEELPNGKYKFFERYKDPYTEKWKRVSITLDSGSIRAKKEAQKQLDEKIETVLQKLTTASAFFHTVFSEWWEFHQKQIKLSTYKTMLSTYNRISDKIEGGTKLENMDVRLIQRLLDTEDWTYTQKYRVKSILNVFFDYAIDQGFIENNPARKAKLPRKKQSLEQIKNAKDKYLEPKEYKEILKELYRKDITLRYALACEFMILNGCRLGELAGLTLDKYHKDSKTLDIHTTFNRYIPDDDGPKTFASFRTTHLTKREIEILDKMIELNQISEKTDLNWHKSARIFVTNTGKPIHSSILSKSLQRANERLKKPIPKHLSPHIFRHTTISILAENKIPLKTIMDRVGHSDSDVTTSIYTHVTKNMKDEAINVLDRVL